The window GGCCGTCGCCGTCCCCGTCGTCCTCAAGGACTCCGCGCACCTGGTGGTCGTCGCGCCGACGGGGGCGGGCAAGACCCCGATCGGGATGGTCGCCGCGCTCGACGCGTTCGCGCGGGGCCGCAAAGCGGCCTGGCTCGTGCCGCAGCGTTCGCTGACCGACGAACTCGACCGTGAGCTGGCGGCCTGGCGGCGCCGTGGCCTGCGCGTGGTCCGCCTCACCGGGGAGGCGGCCGTGGACACGGAACTCATCCGGTCGGCCGACGTGTGGGTCGCCACCACCGAGAAGTTCGAGGCGATCTGCCGCGCCGGATCACTGCGGGACGCCCTCGCGGAGGTCGCCTGCCTGGTCGTCGACGAGATCCATCTGCTCGGTGACCCCGTGCGCGGAGCCGTGCTGGAGGCGCTGCTCAGCCGCGTCAGGGAGGACAGCTCCGCCACCCGCATCGTCGGTCTCTCCGCGACGGTCGCCAACGCCGACGAGGTCGCCGAGTGGCTGGGCGCCCGCATACTCCGCACCACCTGGCGCCCCACCCGGCTCACCTGGCAACTGCCCGTGCTGACCCCGGTCGACGAGGCGGACTGGCAGGGCCGCGCCAGAGTGAGGACCGCCGCGGCCGTGCGTATCGCCCGGCAGGTCACCGAGGACGGCGGGAGCGTGCTCGTCTTCTGCGGCAGCAAGCGCCGCGTACGGTCGACGGCGCTCGCGCTGGCCGCCGACCGGGGCGTGCCCACCGCGGGGGCCGACGCCGACGACGCCGAGACGGTGGAACGACTGTGCAGCGAGGCCGGAGTCCGGATCCACTACCGGGACTGGCCGTACAAGCGGGAGGCCGAGCAGGCGTTCCGGGCCCGTGAGGCGGAGGTCCTGGTCGCCACGTCCACCGTCGCCGCGGGGGTCAACCTCCCCGCCCGCGCGGTGATCGTCAGCGACACCACCATCGGCCTGGACCGGATCGAGGTCTCCATGGTCCAGCAGATGTTCGGCCGCGCCGGACGCATCGGTGCCGGGGAGCGCGAGGGCTGGGCCTTCCTGCTGACCGACCCGAGCGAACGCCCCCACTGGCAGGCCCGGTTGGCCGCGGGATACACCGTGCGGTCCCGCCTGGCCGATCGCCTGGCGGACCACCTCCTCGCCGAGGCCGTGCAGCAGCGGCTGTCGACGCTCGACGACGCGGAACGCTGGTGGAACGGCACCTTCGCCGCACACCAGGGCAACGACAGCGTCGAGCCCCTGCGCGAGACGGCACGCTTCCTCACCACGGCGGGCTGCCTGCGCCCCACCGGCGACACCGAACTGCTGGAGCCCAGCGCCCTCGGCCAGTTGACCAGCCGCTTCATGGCCGACACCGTCCTCGCCGACGAACTGACCACGGCCCTGGGGCGACTTCCCGTACCCGAGGACCCGTTCACCGCGGAACAACTCCTCACGACCGTACTCGGCCAACGCCTCCCCGCACTCGAACAAGCACCCTTCACCGACCGGGCCCGCGCCGCGCTGACCCGGGCGCTGCGGCAGATCGAGCGTGAGCGGGAGGGAGCCCACGCCGACGACCCGTGGAGCCTCGGCACGCCGCCGGCGCCCGACGAGGAGGAGACGGCCCCGCGTCCCGCCGACTTCTCCCGTGCCGTACTGCTGCTGACGGCCACCCGCCCCCACCTCTTCCGCGGCCGTCCCTCCTACGTCCTCGGTATCCCCGTCGAATCCATGACGGGGATCCTGGAGGAGGCCGAGCGCTATCTGGCCTGGCTGGGCGCTCAGGGGCAACTCGGCACGGTCCACCCCTGGGTGGCGATCGTCGCCGGTGACCTCGCCAAACGCATCCGCTGGCGCTCCCTGGAGCCCGCCCGAGGCGCCGGCCGCCTGCTGTGGATGTGCGAACAGATGGCCACTCCGCCCTCCGCCCCCACCCTGGTCCCCCGCCTGTGGCACGCCGCCCGCCGCCGCGACATCACCACCCCCGACTGGCCCGGCACCACCGCACCGACCGACTGCGCCCTGCCCCCCGACCGCTACCGCCGTCTCCTCACGGACCGGGCCGGCACCTCCCGGCTCACCCTCGACGTGGCCGCCCACACAGCCGTGATCACCGCACCGCCCGGCACCACCGTCCGCCTGTGGAACGGGACGACTGCCACCCTCC is drawn from Streptomyces diastaticus subsp. diastaticus and contains these coding sequences:
- a CDS encoding DEAD/DEAH box helicase, whose translation is MRGDEAGRGETVAELALSRWQAVLAGRGPARFAEPGWTYGEVVVRPCPQCGGELHALRKPYESNGRGYQYTALVCPGCSAPFTLADLGVKRYDELAGGGKRRPAPVTVPFGTPPHGPCQEKPGATGTAVNAPAQPRRRKPESGPGTWPEDQPVAERRESRALWWCMTADPRWRPPEAALDAADDVRVILPEDPRYEELRGWLRARDVPCRVSPYWEETGLVSTVNDLGGRTELLVVGAPGSAPAAGPWAVAARDAFAAQWDALDELPRTDADGHVPVGELVPEEWAPLLPYPSFNPMQAVAVPVVLKDSAHLVVVAPTGAGKTPIGMVAALDAFARGRKAAWLVPQRSLTDELDRELAAWRRRGLRVVRLTGEAAVDTELIRSADVWVATTEKFEAICRAGSLRDALAEVACLVVDEIHLLGDPVRGAVLEALLSRVREDSSATRIVGLSATVANADEVAEWLGARILRTTWRPTRLTWQLPVLTPVDEADWQGRARVRTAAAVRIARQVTEDGGSVLVFCGSKRRVRSTALALAADRGVPTAGADADDAETVERLCSEAGVRIHYRDWPYKREAEQAFRAREAEVLVATSTVAAGVNLPARAVIVSDTTIGLDRIEVSMVQQMFGRAGRIGAGEREGWAFLLTDPSERPHWQARLAAGYTVRSRLADRLADHLLAEAVQQRLSTLDDAERWWNGTFAAHQGNDSVEPLRETARFLTTAGCLRPTGDTELLEPSALGQLTSRFMADTVLADELTTALGRLPVPEDPFTAEQLLTTVLGQRLPALEQAPFTDRARAALTRALRQIEREREGAHADDPWSLGTPPAPDEEETAPRPADFSRAVLLLTATRPHLFRGRPSYVLGIPVESMTGILEEAERYLAWLGAQGQLGTVHPWVAIVAGDLAKRIRWRSLEPARGAGRLLWMCEQMATPPSAPTLVPRLWHAARRRDITTPDWPGTTAPTDCALPPDRYRRLLTDRAGTSRLTLDVAAHTAVITAPPGTTVRLWNGTTATLHHTETEPTTLPLPPPWPDDTSAGRTGAALFTRGDHRATGWLEAYGGIRP